The genomic DNA CTGTGGCTTGGCACAACATTAACCTCAAGGGGACTTACCATTTCGAATTGAGCGAAAAATTGCCAGAACTGGAGGAGCTTATGCGCTCAATCGAGGGATATTTACCTGTCAGGGAAAAGTAATACCCCTCTGGAGGCCACGGCCAGAGAGGCCTCCAGAGCACTTTGTCGTTTTTGGACGGAAAATCCCTAGAACCCCTTATCAGGCGCAGCAAGGGTTTTCGGCTTTTCGAGATGGAGCGGAAAGCGTGTCCGTTGACCGATCCTCTTGCGGACACAAGACCAAGCGACCCCATGGTCGCATGCAGATTGCCCTGCCGATAACTGGCGTTCTAGGTTCGTTCTTCAACTTGGCCAAAATCCCAGCTTCGAGCCGACAGGGCCACGATGGGCGTCCACCTGAGCGCCGCGAGATTGAAATCCATACGGCGTTTCGCGGTCTCGGCGGTCGCGATGCCTTCGAGCTTGTTACTCGCGCGACGTCAGGTAATCGTTACCATGTGGATTCCGGCTTGGAACGCACTGAACGAGGCAGTGTTCTGGCGCGGTACTATTTCGTTTTTTCTTATCGTGGACGGAGCGTGGCCCTTCAGATCAGGGAAGGTCTTGTTCGTGAGGAATTCGTCACTCTGGAGCATAAGGCCAACAGGACAAAAGATGAAGACGAGCGCTTAGAGGTTCTGAAGGCCGAAATGTCGGCAAGGCTTGTCGATGCGCCTTGCGAAGAGATTTACGACATAGTGGGTTAGGGGATTGTGGGGCCGCTTGTCCGACCCGGTGGGTAAGATTGCTCACCGGTGAACCAGGCTGTCGTGTTGCGTAACTCCTAAGTTTTGCGACAATAAGTCCGATGCCGAGTTTTCTGCATTTGACTGTGTCGCAAAAGTCTGTTGCTAAAGTTGCACGTTTCGATACATATGTGCGACATGTTGATAGGCTATGCACGCGTCTCGACGGACGATCAGGATCTCTCGCTTCAGCGGGTAGCGCTCCTAGGCGTCGACTGCACACGAATCTATGAAGAGAAGATCTCTGGTGCACGCCGGGATCGGCCAGAATTGGCTCGTCTGCTCGATAACATTCGTGCCGAAGACGTGGTTGTTGTCACCAGGCTTGATCGTCTTGCGCGCTCGACCCGTGACCTACTCGAAATCGCAGAGCGATTGAATGAACGGGGAACTGGCCTGAGATCATTGGCGGAGCCGTGGGCCGACACCACTTCCCCCGCTGGCCGCATGGTGCTGACAGTGTTTGCCGGGATTGCAGAATTCGAGCGCGCGCTCATCCACCAGCGCACCAGCTCTGGGCGTGCGGCGGCAAAGGCACGCGGGGTTCGTTTTGGTAGACCTCCAAAACTGACAGCTGATCAAATTGGTCTGGGAAGTCGGTTGGTCAGCGAAGGCACATCAGTGCGAGAGGCGGCCAAACTGCTCAAATGCCATCATGCCACGCTGTATAGAGCCCTCGGGTTGGAGCAGGTACGAGGATCAAATGTCTGAAAATCGCGCAAATTCAATGTGATACCGAATCAAAGCTGTTATTCACCCAATAATATCAATATCTTACTTAGCGGCACTCTTTGCACCTTGGTCACGAGAACCCCGGAATCGCGCCGGACGGCCTTCGGGATGAGGCCGATCGCCTCATAATGGCGGATCATCCGCTGGCTGACCCCCGAAGCCTTCGCGGCCTGTCCTATGTTCACTTGTCCTCTCCTCAGGTCGCCGTGGGACGCCAACGGCGGAGCGTCAGAGCATTGGCGACGACGCTGACGCTCGACAGCGCCATGGCCGCACCGGCGATCACCGGGCTCAGATAACCCAAGGCTGCCAACGGGATGCCGATCAGATTGTAGATGAACGCCCAGAACAGCCCCTGGCGGATTTTGGCATAGGTCCGCTTCGAGATGTCGATCGCATCGGCGACCAGGCGCGGGTCGCCCCGCATCAGGGTGATGCCTGCCGCGTGCATGGCGACGTCCGTTCCCGTCGACATGGCGATGCCCACGTCCGCCGCCGCAAGGGCAGGGGCGTCGTTGACCCCGTCGCCGACCATGGCGACCGTGCGGCCCTCTCCCTTCAAGGCCGCCACCGCATCCGACTTTCCTTCCGGCAGGACGTTGGCAATGAAGTCGTCAATGGCGAGCTTGGCGGCCGCTGCGCGGGCACTTCCCGCATTGTCTCCGGTCAGCATCACGCTGCGTATGCCGCGGTAATGCAGCGCCGTTACCGCAGCCAGGGCCGAGGCCTTGACCTCGTCGCCGAACGCCAGGAGGCCGAGGAGGCGGCGCTCGGGTGCGCGTTCGGCGACCCAGGAGACCGTTCGTCCCTCCGCTTCCAGCCGGGCCGCTTCGACGGACAGCGCCGTCAGAGCAATGCCCTCGTCCTCCATCAAGCGCGTGCTGCCGAGGAGCAACTCGCGTCCATTCACCGCCGCAGCGACACCTCGGCCCGGCAGACCGCGCATGCCTTCAGCGCTGGCGGGTTCGATGCCTTCGCACGTAGCCCAAGCCATGACGGCCCGCGCGAGCGGATGCTCGCTGCCGGCCTGAAGCGCCGCGGCGAGCGCGATGAGCTCGGTACGCTCAACTCCATCGGCGGGCAGCCCCGCCAGCAGCGAGGGCTTGCCTTCGGTCAGCGTGCCGGTCTTGTCGAACGCGACGACGTTGATGCGGTGGGCGGTCTCGAGCGCCTCCGCGTCCTTGATGAGCACGCCGGCACGCGCCGCGACCCCCGTGCCGGCCATGATGGCGGTCGGCGTGGCCAAGCCGAGCGCGCACGGGCAGGCGATGACGAGCACCGCGACGGCGTTCAGGATCGCGACCGCCACTCCGGCACCAGCGCTCAGCCAGCTGGCAAAGGTAAGCGCCGCGATGAAAAGGACGATCGGAACGAACACGGCGCTAACCCGGTCGACGAGCCGCTGGATCGGGGCTTTGGCACCTTGCGCGCTTTCGACCAGACGCACGATTCGGGCGAGGGTGGTCTCGGCACCCACCGCGGTCGTCTCGACCAGGATGAGCCCGTCGGCGTTGATGGACCCGCCGGTCACCTTGTCACCCGGACCCTTAATGACCGGAAGGCTCTCTCCCGTGAGCATCGACTCGTCGACATGGGTCGCTCCCTCGATCAGCCGCCCATCAACGGGAATGCGCTCGCCGGGCCGGACGCGCACGCGGTCACCTGTGCGTACCTCCGCCAGCGCAACCTCTCGTTCCGTGCCGTCGACGCCGACGACGCGTGCCTGGTCGGGCCGCAGCGCCATCAGCGCGCGGATCGCCTCGCCGGTCTGGCGCTTGGCGCGACCTTCAAGCCACTTACCGAGCAGGATAAGCGTGATAACAACGGCCGAAGCCTCGAAATAATAGTGCGCGGCCATGGCGTGCATCGGCGCGAACAGCAGCTGGTAGAGGCTGAGCCCGTAGGCGGCCGATGTGCCGATCGCGACCAGAAGGTCCATGTTGCCGGTGCGGGCACGTACCGCCTTCCAACCCGCGCGGTAGAAGCGCGCGCCCAGCCAGAACTGCACCGGCGTCGCCAGCAACAGCTGGACCCAGCCCGGCACGGCAACCTCAATGCCGAACGGCGCCAGCAGCATCGGCACGACCAGCGGCAGCGACAGCGCCGCGGCGATCAGCACATGGCGGAGCTCCCGTGTCGCCGCCGTGTCGCGGCGGGCGTCCTCGGCGTCCCGCTCCGCCTCCGCCGAGCCGGTGCGCGCAGATGCAGTGTAGCCGGCGCTTTCGACAGCATCGACCAGGACATAAGCAGGGACGTTCCCCACCGCTTCGATCCTGGCCGTCTCGGTCGCCAGGTTGACGCTCGCGGAGCGGACTCCGGGCACTTTCAGCAGTGCCTTCTCAACGCGGCCGACGCACGACCCGCAGGTCATGCCGGTGATCGTCAGCTCGGTCGTTTGCGTCACCGGCGTGTAGCCCGCCGATAGAACCGCATCGGCCACGGCACCGACATCGTATCGTCCGTCGGCGAACTCGACATTTGCCCGCTCGGTTGCGAGATTGACCGAGACGCGGGCAACGCCTGGCGCCCCGGCGATGGCGCGCTCGACCCGCCCCACGCACGTGGCGCAGGTCATGCCTTCGATGGCCAGGGATAGCCCGTCGTCGCTCTCTGCATAGGTCTTCACTGGCAACCGCGCCGGGGCGTTCATAGTCGTCTCCTTTACTGAGTCGACTTCCTTATCGTCCTTCACATCGTGTCAGGGTCAACACCTAAATTTACCTCTTGACCCTGACACAGTGTCAAGCCCCACATCAGCTTCATTCACCTTATGGGAGAACGAAGATGATCGATTTCAAAGTCGAGGGAATGACTTGCGGCGGCTGCGTTCGGGGTGTGACGAACGCGCTTCACCGCGTCGATGCCGATGCCATCGTCAACGTCGACCTGCCAAGCAAGAGAGTGTCGGTGAATTCGACAGCCGATGTACAGCAGCTCAAGCAGGCCATCGAGAAGGCCGGTTTCTCGGTCACGCAATAAAGTCCGATTTTGCGCGAGGGCTTTGCGGCGCGGGCGCGTAAAAGGATTGTGCGTTGATCCGCACGCGCCCGCCTCGCGATCATAAGTGCAGCGGCCCCATCCGCGTTTCCCAGCACCGACGAGCGAGGTGGCGAGAACCATGACCGACATTGACCGCAGCGAGCCTGAGAGCGGCAAGGACGCCCGCGAAGTCGTGCTCATCACCGGTGCGAGCGGTTTCATAGCCGCCGCGCTCATCGCCAGGCTAGGGGAGCGCTACACGGTTGTCGGCCTCGATCGTGCCGGTCCACCAGATCCGCCGCCGCCAGCGGTTGAGGTGGACATCGATCTCGGTTCGGACGATGCCGTCCGTGCCGCGCTCGACGAGGTGCGCGCGCGGTACGGCAACCGCATCGCCTCGGTGATCCACCTCGCCGCCTATTATGACATCACGGGCGATCCCAACCCGCTTTACGACAAGGTCACGGTGCAGGGCACGCGGCGCCTGATCGACGGGCTGCAGCCGTTCGAGGTCGAGCAATTTGTCTTCGCCAGCACGATGCTGGTCCATAAGCCGACCCCGACTCCGGAGGAGCGCATCAGCGAAGACTCGCCGATTGGCGCGAGCTGGGCGTACCCGCAGTCGAAGGTCGACGCCGAAGCACTGCTGCATGCTCGGCGGGGGCAGATCCCTGTCGTCTTCCTCCGCGGCGCGGGAGTTTACGACGATGACGGACGCTCCGCGTTTCTCGCGCAGCAGATATCGCAGATTTACGAGCACCGGCTGATCTCACATTTCTATCCAGGCATGCTGTGCGCGGCGCAGTCATCGGTGCACCGCGAGGACTTGGCCGACGCCGTGGTGCGCCTCGTCGATCGGCGGCACGAATTGCCGTCAGAACTGCCGCTGCTCGTCGGCGAACCCGACCCGCCCGGCTATGCCGAGATCCAGGACATCGTCGGGGAGGCGCTCCACGGCGAGGGCTGGAAGACGATCCGCATCCCGCAGCCGCTCGCGAAGGCCGGGATCATCCTGCAGAACGAAGCGCTCGGCAGCGACGACTTTATCCAGCCCTGGATGATCGACAGCAGCAACGACCACTATATCCTCGACATCTCGCGCGCACGGTCGCTGCTCGGGTGGGAACCGAAGCACAGCCTTCGCGACACGCTCCCGGCGATCGTCGCTGCGCTCAAGCGGCATCCGCGGGCCTGGTACCGGAACAACAAGCTCAACGAGAACCTGGTCGCGTGGGATGAAGAGCCAGAGGCCGAGCTTGCGGGGTCTGGCCACCACCAGCCCGCAGCGGCCGCCGGAACGGGCGGCATAGATCACGGCGGGATGGATCACAGCAAAATGGACCACGCGGCGATGGGGCACGGGTCCGGCGCCGCGGTCGCGGCCATGTCGGACCACGGCGGGCACGGCGATCACATGGCCTTGATGGACCGCGATGAGCGCCGCGCACGCTGGGCGCTTTACGCCAACATCGGTCTCGGTCTGTGGCTCGCCTCCAGCCCGCTCATCTATGATTCCATGACCACGCAGAGCGTCGGCGAAGCCGCGCGTTTCGTAACCGTCGATCGCGGGCTGCCTTCGATCGAATGGCGGGCCAGCGCACTGGCTATCAGCGATGTCGTCAGCGGGCTCGCCATCGCGCTGTTCGGCGCGCTGTCGCTCGCCCCGCGCACCAAGACATGGGCGCAGTGGGCTGTCGCGTTCGTCGGCATCTGGCTGTTCTTCGCGCCGCTGATCTTCTGGAGCCCGAGCGCCGCGCAGTACAACAACAATCTGCTCATCGGCTCGGCCGTGATCGCCCTGTCGGTGCTCGTGCCAATGATGCCGGGCATGAGCATGGCAGGCATGATGGACCCCAAGAACATCCCGCCCGGCTGGACCTATTCGCCGTCCACCGACGCGCAGAGGCTGCCGATCGTCGCCATGGGCCTTATCGGCCTTCTCACCTCGCGCATCCTCACGGCCTACCAGCTGGGCCACATCGACACCGCCTGGGAGCCGTTCTTCGCCGGATCGCTGGCCGATCCGCGCAACGGGACCGAGGAAATCATCACTTCCGACATGTCGAAGGCGTGGCCGATCCCCGACGGTGGTCTCGGCACGATTAGCTACGTGCTCGAGATCCTGATGGCGGTCATGGGCACCCGCGACCGCTGGCGGACGATGCCGTGGATGGTGACCTTCTTCGGCATCCTCGTCATCCCGCTCGGCGTAATCAGCATCTATTTCATCATCAGTCAGCCGATCGTCATCGGCACGTGGAGCACGCTGGCGCTGATCGCGGCGCTCGCCATGCTGATCATGATCCCGTTCGCATTGGACGAGGTCATCGCCACGGGCCAGTTCCTTGCCTGGGCGAAGCGCCGCGGCAAGCCGCTTGCGTGTTTCGGTAATTCCCGGACAGTGATTTCGGTAAATCGCGGACAGTGATTTCAGTAAATACGGGACAGTGATTCCGCTAATTCCCGGACAGTGACCGGGGCGGGAATGAGGTTTGTTTTTCGGGAGCGCCGGACTGGCATTGTGCCCTTTCATCGATGGGATGGGAGTGGTGATGCCAAGACGGAAGCAAGCGAGACGAACGAACGTGAAAGATATGCGATCAATCCTGCGCCTGACCTACGGTCAGGGACTGTCAGTGCGAGCCGTGTCGGAACGGCTGAAGCTGAGCAAGACGACGGTGTCGACCTATGTTCTGCGGGCGCGCGAAGCGGGCCTGACGGCTTGGCCGTTGCCGCCGGGCTATGACGATGACGCGGCGCTTGAGCGGTTGCTTTTTAGGCGCGTTGGTCGTCCGCCGCAGGATTTGAGCGAACCGGACTGGCCGCTGATTGCGCGGGAGATCAAGCGCAAGGGCGTGACGTTGACGCTGCTGTGGCAGGAATATCGGACCGCGCATCCCCATGGCTACGGCTATACCTGGTTTTGCGAGCGGTTCGGGACCTTCCAGAAGCGCATTCAGGCCAGCTTCCGCAACCGGCATGAAGCAGGCGCGGTGATGCAGACCGATTATGCCGGCCATACTGTGCCATTGATTGATCCGTCGACCGGTGAGATCCACCAGGCACAGATCTTTGTGGCGGTATTGGGAGCATCGTCGCTGACTTTTGCGACGGCAAGTCTGAGCCAGAAGCTGCCCGACTGGATTGAAGGGCAATGCCGGGCGCTCGCCTATTTTGGCGGGGCACCCAAAGCGATTGTCTGCGACAATCTGAAAGCCGGAGTGGCGAAGGCCTTGTGGTTCGAGCCGACGCTCAATGAGACCTTCGCCGCGATGGCGGAGTATTATGACACGACGGTTCTTCCCACCCGCAGTCGCCGACCGCGCGACAAGGGCAAGGTTGAAGGCGCGGTACTGATCGTCGAACGCTGGATTTTAGCGCGGCTGCGTAATCGGCGTTTCTTCAGCCTGCCCGAGCTCAATGGTGCCATTTCCGTGCTGTTGGAGGATATCAACAACCGACCCATGCGACATGTCGGCAAATCCCGCCGGGAACTGTTCGAGGAGATCGAACGCCCGGCGCTCTCGCAGCTGCCGGCCCAGCCGTTCGAATATGCCGAGTGGAAAAGGGCCAAGGTCCATCCAGATTATCATGTCGAGGTCGACAAGACCTTCTACTCGGTGCCGCACCGGCTGATCGGTCGGCGGATCGATGTCCGGCTTACCCATCGGGTAGTAGAGATTTTCCACGATCATAATCGGGTGGCCAGCCATGTCCGAAGCTCGCAGCGCCGCGGCCATGTGACGGTCAATGAGCATATGCCCAAGGCGCATCAGCGT from Sphingopyxis macrogoltabida includes the following:
- a CDS encoding recombinase family protein, giving the protein MLIGYARVSTDDQDLSLQRVALLGVDCTRIYEEKISGARRDRPELARLLDNIRAEDVVVVTRLDRLARSTRDLLEIAERLNERGTGLRSLAEPWADTTSPAGRMVLTVFAGIAEFERALIHQRTSSGRAAAKARGVRFGRPPKLTADQIGLGSRLVSEGTSVREAAKLLKCHHATLYRALGLEQVRGSNV
- a CDS encoding heavy metal translocating P-type ATPase, which produces MNAPARLPVKTYAESDDGLSLAIEGMTCATCVGRVERAIAGAPGVARVSVNLATERANVEFADGRYDVGAVADAVLSAGYTPVTQTTELTITGMTCGSCVGRVEKALLKVPGVRSASVNLATETARIEAVGNVPAYVLVDAVESAGYTASARTGSAEAERDAEDARRDTAATRELRHVLIAAALSLPLVVPMLLAPFGIEVAVPGWVQLLLATPVQFWLGARFYRAGWKAVRARTGNMDLLVAIGTSAAYGLSLYQLLFAPMHAMAAHYYFEASAVVITLILLGKWLEGRAKRQTGEAIRALMALRPDQARVVGVDGTEREVALAEVRTGDRVRVRPGERIPVDGRLIEGATHVDESMLTGESLPVIKGPGDKVTGGSINADGLILVETTAVGAETTLARIVRLVESAQGAKAPIQRLVDRVSAVFVPIVLFIAALTFASWLSAGAGVAVAILNAVAVLVIACPCALGLATPTAIMAGTGVAARAGVLIKDAEALETAHRINVVAFDKTGTLTEGKPSLLAGLPADGVERTELIALAAALQAGSEHPLARAVMAWATCEGIEPASAEGMRGLPGRGVAAAVNGRELLLGSTRLMEDEGIALTALSVEAARLEAEGRTVSWVAERAPERRLLGLLAFGDEVKASALAAVTALHYRGIRSVMLTGDNAGSARAAAAKLAIDDFIANVLPEGKSDAVAALKGEGRTVAMVGDGVNDAPALAAADVGIAMSTGTDVAMHAAGITLMRGDPRLVADAIDISKRTYAKIRQGLFWAFIYNLIGIPLAALGYLSPVIAGAAMALSSVSVVANALTLRRWRPTAT
- a CDS encoding heavy-metal-associated domain-containing protein, with product MIDFKVEGMTCGGCVRGVTNALHRVDADAIVNVDLPSKRVSVNSTADVQQLKQAIEKAGFSVTQ
- a CDS encoding vitamin K epoxide reductase family protein — its product is MTDIDRSEPESGKDAREVVLITGASGFIAAALIARLGERYTVVGLDRAGPPDPPPPAVEVDIDLGSDDAVRAALDEVRARYGNRIASVIHLAAYYDITGDPNPLYDKVTVQGTRRLIDGLQPFEVEQFVFASTMLVHKPTPTPEERISEDSPIGASWAYPQSKVDAEALLHARRGQIPVVFLRGAGVYDDDGRSAFLAQQISQIYEHRLISHFYPGMLCAAQSSVHREDLADAVVRLVDRRHELPSELPLLVGEPDPPGYAEIQDIVGEALHGEGWKTIRIPQPLAKAGIILQNEALGSDDFIQPWMIDSSNDHYILDISRARSLLGWEPKHSLRDTLPAIVAALKRHPRAWYRNNKLNENLVAWDEEPEAELAGSGHHQPAAAAGTGGIDHGGMDHSKMDHAAMGHGSGAAVAAMSDHGGHGDHMALMDRDERRARWALYANIGLGLWLASSPLIYDSMTTQSVGEAARFVTVDRGLPSIEWRASALAISDVVSGLAIALFGALSLAPRTKTWAQWAVAFVGIWLFFAPLIFWSPSAAQYNNNLLIGSAVIALSVLVPMMPGMSMAGMMDPKNIPPGWTYSPSTDAQRLPIVAMGLIGLLTSRILTAYQLGHIDTAWEPFFAGSLADPRNGTEEIITSDMSKAWPIPDGGLGTISYVLEILMAVMGTRDRWRTMPWMVTFFGILVIPLGVISIYFIISQPIVIGTWSTLALIAALAMLIMIPFALDEVIATGQFLAWAKRRGKPLACFGNSRTVISVNRGQ
- the istA gene encoding IS21 family transposase → MPRRKQARRTNVKDMRSILRLTYGQGLSVRAVSERLKLSKTTVSTYVLRAREAGLTAWPLPPGYDDDAALERLLFRRVGRPPQDLSEPDWPLIAREIKRKGVTLTLLWQEYRTAHPHGYGYTWFCERFGTFQKRIQASFRNRHEAGAVMQTDYAGHTVPLIDPSTGEIHQAQIFVAVLGASSLTFATASLSQKLPDWIEGQCRALAYFGGAPKAIVCDNLKAGVAKALWFEPTLNETFAAMAEYYDTTVLPTRSRRPRDKGKVEGAVLIVERWILARLRNRRFFSLPELNGAISVLLEDINNRPMRHVGKSRRELFEEIERPALSQLPAQPFEYAEWKRAKVHPDYHVEVDKTFYSVPHRLIGRRIDVRLTHRVVEIFHDHNRVASHVRSSQRRGHVTVNEHMPKAHQRYANMTPASLITKAARIGGNAAILVERLMRNRPHPEQGYRSAMGVIALARRYEGGRVEAACERALLINAVSYSSVSAILKSGLDRAAPAAEPMRPTPAHGNIRGGTYYQ